The Vibrio navarrensis genome has a segment encoding these proteins:
- the htpG gene encoding molecular chaperone HtpG: MSETNVANNKETRGFQSEVKQLLHLMIHSLYSNKEIFLRELISNASDAADKLRFQALSAPDLYQGDADLGVKLSFNAENNTLTISDNGIGMSRDEVISHLGTIAKSGTAEFFSELSQEQSKESQLIGQFGVGFYSAFIVADAVTVRTRAVGLSADQAVMWHSAGEGEYTIEDIHKESRGTDVVLHMREDGKEFLNEWRLRDVVSKYSDHIGIPVSIQTKVRDDEGNETDQIQWEQINKAQALWTRNKADITDEEYQEFYKHVSHDFTDPMLWSHNRVEGKNDYTSLLYIPAKAPWDMMNRDHKSGLKLYVQRVFIMDDAEQFMPSYLRFVRGLIDSNDLPLNVSREILQDNKVTQSLRNACTKRVLTMLERMAKNDADKYQRFWKEFGLVMKEGPAEDFANKEKIAALLRFASTEVDSAEQSVSLESYVARMKEGQDKIYYLTADSYAAAKNSPHLEQFKAKGIEVILMFDRIDEWLMNYLTEFDGKQFQSITKAGLDLSKFEDEQEKEKQKETEEEFKSVVERTKNYLGDRVKEVRTTFKLANTPAVVVTDDYEMGTQMAKLLAAAGQAVPEVKYIFELNPNHALVQRMADEADEEAFGRWVEVLLGQAMLAERGSMEDPSQFLGAINTLLTKG, translated from the coding sequence CGTCAGATGCGGCTGATAAGTTGCGCTTTCAGGCGCTCTCTGCTCCCGATCTTTATCAAGGTGACGCTGACCTCGGTGTGAAGCTCTCTTTTAATGCTGAAAACAACACACTTACCATCTCTGACAACGGGATTGGTATGAGCCGTGATGAGGTGATCTCTCATCTCGGAACCATTGCGAAATCAGGTACAGCGGAATTTTTCTCTGAGCTCTCACAAGAGCAATCAAAAGAGTCGCAATTGATCGGCCAATTCGGCGTTGGTTTCTACTCGGCGTTTATCGTCGCTGACGCGGTGACGGTGCGTACCCGTGCGGTGGGGCTGTCTGCTGATCAAGCGGTAATGTGGCACTCTGCGGGAGAAGGTGAGTACACCATCGAAGACATCCACAAAGAATCGCGCGGCACGGACGTCGTTCTGCACATGCGCGAAGATGGCAAAGAGTTCTTGAACGAGTGGCGTCTACGTGATGTGGTGAGCAAATATTCCGATCATATTGGCATCCCGGTTTCGATTCAAACCAAGGTTCGCGATGACGAAGGGAACGAAACCGACCAAATTCAATGGGAACAGATCAACAAGGCACAAGCGCTTTGGACGCGTAACAAAGCCGACATTACTGATGAAGAGTACCAAGAGTTTTACAAACACGTCTCTCACGATTTTACCGATCCGATGCTTTGGAGCCATAACCGCGTCGAAGGTAAAAACGACTACACCAGCTTGCTTTATATTCCAGCCAAAGCTCCTTGGGATATGATGAACCGTGACCATAAGTCCGGTTTGAAATTGTATGTCCAGCGAGTGTTTATCATGGATGACGCAGAACAGTTCATGCCGTCATACCTACGTTTTGTGCGTGGCTTGATTGATTCAAACGATCTGCCGCTCAACGTGTCGCGCGAAATTTTGCAAGACAACAAAGTCACCCAATCACTGCGCAACGCTTGTACCAAGCGAGTGCTCACCATGCTAGAACGTATGGCGAAAAATGATGCCGATAAGTATCAGCGTTTTTGGAAAGAGTTTGGCTTGGTGATGAAAGAAGGCCCAGCAGAAGACTTTGCCAACAAAGAGAAAATTGCCGCGCTATTGCGTTTTGCCTCGACCGAAGTTGACTCTGCTGAGCAAAGCGTCTCGCTTGAATCTTACGTTGCCCGCATGAAAGAAGGCCAAGATAAGATTTACTACCTAACAGCGGATAGCTACGCGGCGGCGAAAAACAGCCCACACTTGGAGCAGTTTAAAGCCAAAGGTATTGAAGTCATTCTGATGTTTGATCGCATCGATGAGTGGTTGATGAACTATCTAACCGAGTTTGATGGCAAGCAGTTCCAATCAATCACCAAAGCGGGTCTTGATCTGAGCAAGTTCGAAGACGAACAAGAGAAGGAAAAGCAGAAAGAGACGGAAGAAGAGTTCAAGTCGGTGGTTGAGCGAACTAAAAACTACTTGGGTGATCGCGTCAAAGAGGTACGTACGACCTTCAAGTTAGCCAACACGCCTGCGGTCGTTGTTACCGACGACTACGAAATGGGTACGCAAATGGCGAAGTTACTCGCTGCTGCCGGTCAAGCGGTGCCTGAAGTGAAGTACATCTTTGAACTGAACCCAAATCATGCCCTAGTGCAGCGCATGGCCGATGAAGCGGATGAAGAGGCGTTTGGTCGCTGGGTTGAAGTCCTGCTGGGGCAGGCAATGCTTGCTGAGCGTGGCTCGATGGAAGATCCAAGCCAGTTCTTGGGGGCGATCAACACGCTTTTGACTAAGGGCTAA
- the adk gene encoding adenylate kinase, which produces MRIILLGAPGAGKGTQAQFIMEKYGIPQISTGDMLRAAIKAGTELGKQAKAVIDAGQLVSDEIILGLIKERIAAEDCAKGFLLDGFPRTIPQADGLKEMGIAVDYVIEFDVADEVIVERMAGRRAHLPSGRTYHAVYNPPKVEGKDDITGEDLVVRDDDKEETVRARLGVYHSQTAPLIAYYGKEAEAGNTKYLKFDGTKQVAEVSADIEKALA; this is translated from the coding sequence ATGCGCATCATTCTTCTAGGTGCTCCAGGTGCAGGTAAAGGCACGCAGGCTCAATTCATCATGGAGAAGTATGGTATTCCACAAATCTCTACTGGTGACATGCTACGTGCCGCTATCAAAGCAGGTACTGAGCTTGGTAAACAAGCAAAAGCTGTGATCGACGCTGGTCAACTAGTTTCTGATGAAATCATTCTAGGCCTGATTAAAGAGCGCATTGCTGCGGAAGATTGTGCGAAAGGCTTTTTGCTAGATGGTTTCCCACGCACAATTCCTCAAGCTGATGGCTTAAAAGAGATGGGTATCGCGGTTGATTACGTGATCGAATTTGATGTTGCGGATGAAGTGATCGTGGAACGTATGGCGGGTCGTCGTGCTCACCTACCTTCTGGCCGCACCTACCATGCGGTTTACAACCCACCAAAAGTGGAAGGCAAAGACGACATCACAGGTGAAGATCTTGTGGTCCGTGATGACGACAAAGAAGAAACGGTCCGCGCACGTCTAGGCGTGTACCATTCGCAAACAGCACCACTGATTGCTTACTACGGCAAAGAAGCGGAAGCGGGCAACACCAAGTACCTCAAGTTTGACGGAACGAAGCAAGTTGCCGAAGTGAGTGCTGATATCGAGAAGGCATTGGCATAA
- the hemH gene encoding ferrochelatase, producing MNNTKKHGVLLVNLGTPEHATAPAVKRFLSQFLHDKRVVDMSRWLWCPILHGIILPIRSPKVAKLYQSVWMEEGSPLMVYSQQQKQVLQARTGLPVELGMSYGNPSVSTGITRLMEQGVELITVLPLYPQYSATTTAAAFDALSKALAKMALLPSIHFVRDYHNHPSYIRALAQSVRQSWQENGRGDYLLCSYHGIPKRYADNGDIYPQHCEMTTELLRLELGLTKEQIGLTYQSRFGREEWLQPYTDKTLEALPGRGVKTLDVLTPAFSVDCLETLEEISEQGKESFLHAGGERFTYIPCLNAADEHIEMMVELLHLPNSQA from the coding sequence ATGAACAACACAAAAAAACACGGAGTGCTTTTAGTTAACCTTGGAACTCCAGAGCACGCGACCGCACCCGCCGTGAAACGCTTTTTGAGTCAATTCTTGCATGATAAACGTGTCGTTGATATGAGCCGTTGGCTGTGGTGTCCGATTCTCCATGGCATCATTTTGCCCATCCGTTCACCTAAAGTGGCCAAGTTATATCAATCGGTCTGGATGGAAGAGGGCTCACCCTTAATGGTTTACTCGCAGCAGCAAAAACAAGTATTGCAAGCGCGCACTGGTTTGCCAGTTGAACTGGGCATGAGTTATGGCAACCCTAGTGTATCCACAGGTATAACCCGGCTGATGGAACAAGGTGTGGAGCTGATCACGGTGCTACCTCTGTACCCGCAATATTCTGCGACCACCACAGCAGCGGCTTTCGATGCGCTCAGTAAAGCGCTCGCTAAAATGGCGCTGCTACCCAGCATTCATTTTGTGCGGGACTATCACAATCACCCCAGTTACATCCGAGCTCTCGCTCAGTCGGTGCGCCAATCTTGGCAGGAAAATGGTCGCGGAGACTACTTGCTCTGCTCTTATCACGGCATTCCGAAACGCTACGCCGACAATGGCGATATTTACCCGCAGCACTGTGAAATGACGACAGAGCTTCTGCGCTTGGAGTTGGGGTTGACCAAAGAGCAGATAGGTTTGACGTATCAATCCCGTTTTGGTCGAGAAGAGTGGTTGCAACCCTATACGGATAAAACCTTAGAGGCGCTTCCAGGGAGAGGGGTTAAAACGTTGGATGTCTTGACTCCGGCTTTTTCCGTAGACTGCTTGGAAACTTTAGAAGAGATTTCAGAACAAGGAAAAGAGAGCTTCCTTCACGCGGGCGGTGAGCGCTTTACCTATATTCCTTGCCTAAATGCAGCAGATGAACATATTGAGATGATGGTAGAGCTGCTCCATCTACCCAATTCGCAAGCATAG
- a CDS encoding peptide MFS transporter → MSTQHQYFGHPRGLFLLFGTELWERFSYYAMRAILVLYLTDATINGGMGWSTKDALDLYGIYTGLVYITPLIGGYLADNFLGQRRSILIGGALMAIGQFTLALPADVLGFSDLHTFYLGLGLLISGNGLFKPNISTMVGYLYREGDNRRDGAFTIFYMGINLGALIAGVVSGSVTESYGWKAGFVAAGIGMLISLAMQMTFAQSWLGDIGREPAAKRDLENKQSARKEPLTKEEADRIKVILVMSLFTIVFWVGFEQAGGLMNIYTQQYTDRMIGSFEVPAAWFQSLNPFFIITLAPVLAVLWVKMGKREPNSPKKFALAMFFLALGFLCMVGAVIEQGGDTSVKTSMLWLVGAFFFHTLGELCLSPIGLSLVTKLAPLRLASLMMGAWFGCNAIANYVAGYVGSHVGEFGAMAIFSGIAVTATISGTILLLFSNTLVRWMHGAEVTSSVAEQLEEQQVSVA, encoded by the coding sequence ATGTCAACACAACACCAATATTTCGGCCATCCTCGTGGTCTATTTTTACTTTTCGGCACCGAGCTGTGGGAACGCTTCTCTTACTACGCGATGCGTGCCATTCTGGTACTTTATCTCACTGATGCAACCATCAACGGCGGTATGGGTTGGAGCACGAAAGACGCGCTGGATCTGTACGGCATCTACACCGGACTGGTGTACATCACACCTCTGATTGGTGGCTATTTGGCTGACAATTTCTTGGGGCAACGACGCTCGATTTTAATCGGTGGAGCGCTGATGGCGATTGGCCAATTTACTTTGGCCCTTCCGGCAGATGTGCTCGGTTTTAGCGATCTGCATACGTTTTACCTTGGTTTGGGTTTGCTGATTTCAGGTAACGGTTTATTCAAACCGAATATCTCAACGATGGTCGGTTATCTTTATCGTGAAGGGGATAACCGCCGTGATGGAGCGTTCACTATTTTCTACATGGGCATCAACCTTGGTGCCTTGATTGCAGGCGTGGTGTCTGGTTCTGTCACCGAATCTTATGGCTGGAAAGCGGGATTTGTCGCTGCGGGCATTGGTATGCTGATTAGCTTAGCGATGCAAATGACGTTTGCCCAATCTTGGTTAGGCGATATTGGTCGTGAACCTGCTGCAAAGCGCGATCTTGAGAACAAGCAGTCGGCACGTAAAGAGCCTTTGACCAAAGAAGAGGCGGATCGGATTAAAGTGATCCTCGTAATGAGCCTCTTTACTATTGTCTTTTGGGTCGGCTTTGAACAAGCCGGTGGCCTGATGAACATTTATACCCAGCAATATACTGACCGTATGATCGGCAGCTTTGAAGTGCCCGCGGCTTGGTTCCAGTCACTGAACCCATTTTTCATCATTACCTTGGCTCCAGTCTTGGCTGTATTGTGGGTAAAAATGGGTAAACGAGAGCCGAATTCACCGAAGAAATTTGCCTTAGCAATGTTCTTCCTCGCGTTAGGCTTTTTATGTATGGTCGGCGCGGTGATTGAACAAGGGGGCGATACCAGCGTGAAAACGTCGATGCTCTGGCTGGTGGGTGCTTTCTTTTTCCATACATTGGGCGAGCTTTGTCTGTCACCGATTGGTCTGTCTTTGGTCACCAAACTGGCACCTCTGCGCCTCGCTTCTTTAATGATGGGTGCATGGTTTGGTTGTAACGCGATTGCCAACTACGTCGCAGGCTACGTAGGCTCACACGTTGGAGAATTTGGAGCGATGGCGATTTTCAGCGGCATCGCTGTGACAGCGACGATCTCTGGTACCATTCTGCTGCTGTTTTCAAATACGCTGGTTCGTTGGATGCATGGTGCTGAAGTCACCAGCAGTGTCGCTGAACAGCTTGAAGAGCAACAAGTTTCTGTTGCGTAA
- the rfaH gene encoding transcription/translation regulatory transformer protein RfaH has translation MKRWYLLYCKRGEQLRAKQHLENQGVECFYPTIMVEKILRGKRQKRSEPLFPSYIFVRFDFELGPTFTTVRSTRGVVDFVRFGAQPKELQGDLIFELKEHQKENDVCVEAKSLPRPGVSIRVKKGQFAGIDAIFQEQDGETRSIMLVKMISQVVPVSISNSDLELGG, from the coding sequence ATGAAACGTTGGTACTTACTCTACTGTAAGCGCGGAGAACAACTGCGCGCTAAGCAGCATTTGGAAAATCAGGGAGTGGAGTGTTTCTACCCTACAATAATGGTCGAGAAAATTTTGCGTGGCAAAAGGCAGAAAAGAAGTGAACCTCTTTTTCCGTCTTATATTTTTGTCCGATTTGATTTTGAGCTTGGTCCTACCTTCACGACGGTTCGTTCAACCCGCGGGGTGGTGGATTTTGTCCGATTTGGCGCACAGCCGAAAGAGTTGCAGGGTGACCTCATCTTTGAACTTAAAGAGCATCAGAAAGAGAATGACGTGTGCGTTGAAGCAAAATCGTTACCACGTCCTGGCGTGTCGATTCGCGTTAAGAAAGGTCAGTTTGCTGGTATTGATGCGATTTTCCAAGAACAAGACGGCGAAACGCGGTCAATCATGCTGGTGAAAATGATCTCCCAAGTGGTGCCAGTGAGCATCAGTAACAGTGATCTTGAGCTGGGCGGTTAA
- the asnB gene encoding asparagine synthase B, producing MCSVFGILDIKSDAAALRPIALEMSKKLRHRGPDWSGIYASERAILAHERLAIVGLNSGAQPLYSPDKKLILAVNGEIYNHKEIRARYEGKYEFQTDSDCEVILALYQDMGADLLEELNGIFAFVLYDEEKDQYMIGRDHIGIIPLYQGYDEHGNYYVASEMKALVPVCKTLSEFPPGSYYSSTDSGAQRYYIRDWNEYAAVENNVSSKEELTEALEAAVKRQLMTDVPYGVLLSGGLDSSVTSAIAKRFAAMRIEDDEQSEAWWPQLHSFAIGLEGAPDLKAAREVANKIGTVHHEMTYTIQEGLDAIRDVIYHIETYDVTTIRASTPMFLMGRKIKAMGIKMVLSGEGADEIFGGYLYFHKAPNAKEFHEETVRKLLALNMFDCARANKSLAAWGVEGRVPFLDKEFIDVAMRLNPADKMCGNGKMEKHILRECFQHYLPDSIAWRQKEQFSDGVGYSWIDTLKETAEAKITDQQMETAKFRFPYNTPTTKEGYVYREIFEELFPLASAAECVPGGPSVACSSAKAIEWDESFKNCVDPSGRAVKTVHNDAYKG from the coding sequence ATGTGTTCAGTATTTGGCATTTTAGATATAAAAAGTGATGCAGCCGCACTTCGCCCGATCGCGCTAGAGATGTCGAAAAAACTTCGCCACCGTGGCCCAGATTGGTCTGGTATTTACGCGTCTGAGCGCGCTATTTTAGCGCACGAGCGCTTAGCCATCGTCGGCCTCAACAGCGGCGCCCAACCACTTTACAGCCCAGACAAAAAACTCATCCTTGCGGTTAACGGTGAAATTTACAACCACAAAGAGATCCGCGCTCGCTACGAAGGTAAGTACGAGTTCCAAACCGACTCAGACTGTGAAGTGATTTTGGCCTTGTACCAAGACATGGGTGCAGATCTACTGGAAGAGCTGAATGGCATCTTTGCCTTTGTGCTTTACGACGAAGAGAAAGATCAATATATGATTGGCCGTGACCATATTGGCATCATCCCTTTGTATCAAGGGTATGACGAACATGGCAACTACTACGTCGCCTCAGAGATGAAAGCGCTGGTCCCTGTATGTAAAACTTTGAGCGAGTTCCCTCCTGGTAGCTACTACAGCTCAACTGATTCTGGCGCACAACGCTACTACATTCGTGACTGGAACGAATACGCAGCGGTTGAAAACAATGTGAGCAGCAAAGAAGAGTTGACAGAAGCACTGGAAGCGGCTGTTAAACGTCAACTCATGACCGACGTGCCTTATGGAGTACTTCTGTCTGGTGGCTTGGACTCATCAGTCACCTCAGCAATCGCTAAGCGATTTGCGGCAATGCGAATTGAAGATGACGAACAATCCGAAGCTTGGTGGCCGCAATTGCACTCGTTTGCTATTGGCTTAGAAGGTGCACCTGATCTTAAAGCCGCACGAGAAGTCGCCAACAAGATTGGTACCGTACACCATGAGATGACTTACACCATCCAAGAGGGTTTGGACGCAATCCGTGATGTGATTTACCACATTGAAACCTACGACGTGACCACCATTCGTGCTTCAACGCCCATGTTTTTGATGGGCAGAAAAATTAAAGCGATGGGGATCAAAATGGTTCTTTCTGGCGAAGGGGCTGACGAGATCTTTGGTGGCTATCTCTACTTCCATAAAGCACCAAACGCCAAAGAGTTTCATGAAGAGACCGTCCGTAAACTGTTAGCGCTTAACATGTTTGACTGTGCTCGCGCCAACAAATCGCTGGCGGCATGGGGTGTCGAAGGCCGCGTTCCATTCTTGGACAAAGAGTTCATTGATGTGGCGATGCGTCTCAACCCAGCAGATAAAATGTGTGGCAACGGTAAGATGGAGAAGCACATTTTGCGTGAGTGCTTCCAACACTATCTACCCGATTCAATCGCATGGCGTCAAAAAGAGCAGTTCTCTGACGGCGTGGGCTACAGCTGGATCGACACACTGAAAGAGACAGCGGAAGCCAAAATCACTGATCAGCAGATGGAAACGGCGAAGTTCCGCTTCCCATACAACACGCCGACCACCAAAGAAGGTTACGTGTATCGCGAAATCTTTGAGGAGCTGTTCCCGCTGGCTTCAGCGGCAGAATGTGTTCCTGGTGGCCCATCGGTTGCTTGTTCTTCAGCTAAAGCAATTGAGTGGGATGAGTCGTTTAAAAACTGCGTTGACCCATCGGGGCGTGCCGTGAAAACCGTACACAACGACGCCTACAAAGGCTAA
- a CDS encoding cation:proton antiporter family protein, whose protein sequence is MELILITTAFFAGFLALKCKLPPLVGFLLAGFALHFFGFESNDTISTLADLGVTLLLFTIGLKLEIKTLLSREIWAGATVHNLLSTALFSLAFLALKLLGVTSLAGMTTEHIVLLAFALSFSSTVFAVKSLQEKGEMNATYGTLAIGILVMQDIFAVIFLTASTGKLPHWYAIALFALPLLRPIFYKILDWVGHGEMLVLFGVFFALVAGAGLFEFVGMKPDLGALILGMLLAGHTKASELSKSLFNMKELFLVCFFLNIGLSASISLSGVSLALLILLLLPLKGLLYFLTINYFKFRVRTSLLASLALFNYSEFGLIVGGLAYKMGWMSSDILVALAVAVSLSFILAAPLSKMGHQIYLHSGKWLQEHAAEKLNQRDQLINPGHAQVLILGMGRIGTGAYDELHARYGKICLGVEVRDDAAERHREEGRNVIAGDATDPDFWERILDTTNVKLVLLAMPHHQGNQTALAQLKRRRYSGQIAAIAEYSDQLQVLEESGVDAAFNIYNEAGSGFARHVCQQLKPQFTANK, encoded by the coding sequence ATGGAACTGATACTGATCACCACCGCTTTCTTTGCCGGGTTCCTCGCCCTTAAGTGCAAACTTCCGCCGCTAGTTGGCTTTCTACTCGCTGGCTTCGCTCTGCATTTTTTTGGTTTTGAGAGTAATGACACCATTAGCACCTTAGCCGATCTTGGCGTAACGTTGTTGCTGTTCACTATCGGCCTCAAACTGGAAATTAAAACCTTGCTCTCACGAGAGATCTGGGCTGGCGCAACCGTACACAATCTTTTATCGACTGCGCTATTTTCTCTCGCTTTTCTTGCCTTAAAGTTACTCGGTGTTACTTCACTCGCTGGCATGACAACAGAGCATATTGTGCTGCTCGCCTTTGCGCTTTCTTTCTCAAGTACCGTTTTTGCGGTGAAGTCGCTGCAAGAGAAAGGGGAAATGAATGCGACCTATGGCACCTTAGCCATCGGTATTTTGGTCATGCAGGACATTTTTGCGGTGATTTTTCTCACCGCTTCGACGGGTAAACTGCCCCATTGGTATGCCATTGCCTTGTTTGCTCTCCCTCTGCTTCGCCCGATATTCTACAAAATACTTGACTGGGTTGGTCACGGTGAAATGCTGGTGCTGTTTGGTGTATTCTTCGCACTCGTTGCAGGCGCTGGGCTGTTCGAATTTGTCGGCATGAAACCGGATTTAGGCGCTCTGATCCTTGGGATGTTACTTGCTGGTCATACCAAAGCATCCGAACTATCCAAATCACTATTCAATATGAAAGAGCTGTTCCTGGTCTGTTTCTTTCTCAACATCGGCTTATCGGCGTCTATCAGTCTCTCCGGCGTCTCACTGGCTCTACTGATACTGCTGCTTTTGCCACTCAAAGGGCTGCTCTATTTCCTGACCATCAACTATTTCAAGTTCCGCGTGCGCACATCCCTGCTCGCCTCACTGGCGCTGTTTAACTACAGCGAATTTGGTCTGATTGTTGGCGGCCTAGCGTATAAAATGGGCTGGATGTCGAGCGATATTCTGGTCGCCTTGGCTGTCGCCGTCTCACTCTCATTCATTTTAGCCGCGCCGCTTAGCAAAATGGGCCACCAAATCTACCTTCACTCGGGTAAATGGTTGCAAGAGCATGCGGCAGAGAAGCTGAATCAGCGTGACCAACTGATCAACCCGGGTCACGCACAAGTTCTGATCTTGGGGATGGGACGTATCGGTACAGGAGCCTACGACGAACTACACGCACGCTATGGCAAGATCTGTCTTGGGGTTGAAGTTCGCGATGACGCCGCCGAGCGGCACCGTGAAGAGGGACGCAATGTCATCGCAGGGGATGCCACCGACCCCGATTTCTGGGAAAGGATACTCGATACCACCAATGTAAAATTGGTGTTACTGGCGATGCCACACCACCAAGGTAACCAGACTGCACTCGCCCAACTCAAACGTCGCCGCTACTCTGGGCAAATCGCGGCAATCGCAGAATATAGCGACCAACTGCAAGTGCTTGAGGAAAGTGGGGTCGATGCCGCTTTTAACATCTACAACGAAGCCGGTAGTGGTTTTGCGCGCCATGTTTGCCAGCAACTTAAACCTCAGTTCACCGCCAACAAGTAA
- the nagC gene encoding DNA-binding transcriptional regulator NagC, whose product MNGGQIGNVDLVKQLNSAAVYRLIDQQGPISRIQVADVSQLAPASVTKITRQLLERGLIKEVAQQASTGGRRAISLTTEVKPFHSVAVRLGRDYVQFCLYDLGGTELAKDQHDLRYKNQSDLIEGLIALLKDFINSCQDRIDQLIAIGITLPGLVNPTTGVVEYMPNTDIDNLALGEIVREKFGIECFVGNDVRGMALAEHYFGASQDCQDSILVSVHRGTGSGIIVNGQVFLGFNRNVGEIGHIQIDPLGEQCQCGNFGCLETVAANPAIVQRVKKLLAQGYESSLSELEQITIQDVCTHALQGDELAKQSLVRVGNQLGKAIAITVNLFNPQKIVIAGDITAAQEILFPAIQRNVENQSLKTFHSGLPIVASLIDKQPTMGAFAMIKRAMLNGVLLQKLLGD is encoded by the coding sequence ATGAATGGCGGACAGATAGGTAACGTAGATTTAGTAAAGCAGTTGAACAGCGCTGCTGTATATCGATTGATTGATCAACAAGGACCTATCTCTAGGATACAGGTGGCAGACGTAAGCCAACTTGCCCCAGCGAGCGTCACCAAAATCACCCGCCAACTGCTTGAGCGCGGCCTCATCAAAGAGGTCGCTCAACAAGCTTCAACCGGGGGAAGAAGAGCCATCTCCCTCACCACGGAAGTGAAACCATTCCACTCTGTTGCTGTTCGTCTTGGTCGAGATTACGTACAGTTCTGTTTGTACGATTTAGGCGGAACAGAGCTTGCGAAAGATCAGCATGATTTACGCTACAAAAACCAATCGGACCTGATTGAGGGACTCATTGCCCTACTCAAAGATTTCATCAACAGTTGCCAAGACAGAATCGACCAACTGATCGCCATTGGTATTACTTTGCCCGGCTTGGTTAACCCAACCACAGGCGTGGTGGAGTACATGCCCAATACCGATATCGACAACCTCGCGCTGGGTGAAATTGTACGTGAAAAATTTGGCATCGAGTGCTTTGTTGGCAACGACGTGCGCGGCATGGCGCTGGCTGAACATTATTTCGGCGCCAGTCAAGATTGTCAGGATTCCATTTTGGTCAGTGTCCACCGAGGAACAGGTTCAGGCATTATCGTCAACGGTCAGGTATTTTTAGGCTTTAACCGCAACGTCGGTGAAATCGGCCATATCCAGATCGATCCACTGGGCGAACAGTGTCAATGTGGTAACTTTGGCTGCTTGGAAACCGTTGCAGCCAACCCCGCGATTGTGCAGCGAGTGAAAAAACTGCTCGCACAAGGCTATGAATCCTCCCTATCAGAATTAGAGCAGATCACGATTCAAGACGTCTGCACACATGCGTTACAGGGAGATGAACTGGCAAAACAGAGTCTGGTTCGCGTAGGCAATCAGCTTGGTAAGGCGATCGCCATCACTGTCAACCTGTTTAACCCGCAGAAAATTGTTATCGCTGGCGACATTACCGCGGCACAAGAAATCCTTTTCCCCGCCATTCAGCGCAATGTAGAAAATCAATCGCTGAAAACGTTCCACAGTGGCTTACCCATCGTGGCCTCTCTCATTGATAAGCAACCCACCATGGGCGCCTTTGCCATGATCAAACGCGCTATGCTCAATGGTGTTTTGTTACAAAAATTGTTAGGTGATTGA